A genomic window from Bacteroidota bacterium includes:
- a CDS encoding efflux RND transporter periplasmic adaptor subunit translates to MKNYFYSLPVFFVLLIWSCGKTDNSDDGDDQAEAITPVTVTHVTNGPVSEMIELNAITMFQKKIPVKAGISGYVNEINVNIGSEVGNNQRIFSLETKEAWALQNSSADSAMKFSGVIPVLAQKAGVITTVDHQKGDFVQEGDELAVISDRSSLVFILQVPYEMNAYVKIGAACDIVLEGDSILKGNITGALPMVDPSSQTQQMVVRAFTTKKLPENLIAKVRIVKSTKQNAILIPKEAILSDETQTIFWVMKLANDSTAVRVDVKTGIQSDGMYEIIDPAFFPDDRILLSGNYGLSDTAKVMIKAKE, encoded by the coding sequence ATGAAAAATTATTTTTATTCACTTCCTGTTTTTTTTGTTCTGCTCATTTGGAGTTGCGGAAAAACAGATAACAGTGATGACGGCGATGACCAGGCCGAAGCAATAACTCCGGTTACGGTAACACACGTTACCAACGGGCCTGTTTCGGAAATGATAGAGCTGAATGCGATCACTATGTTCCAGAAAAAAATTCCGGTGAAGGCGGGCATTTCAGGTTATGTCAATGAAATAAACGTGAACATAGGAAGTGAAGTGGGAAATAACCAGCGCATATTTTCGCTGGAAACAAAAGAAGCATGGGCGCTGCAGAATTCTTCGGCCGATTCAGCAATGAAATTTTCCGGTGTAATACCTGTACTTGCGCAGAAGGCCGGCGTGATCACTACGGTCGATCATCAGAAAGGAGATTTCGTGCAGGAAGGAGATGAACTTGCGGTGATCTCTGATCGAAGCAGCCTTGTTTTTATTCTGCAGGTTCCTTATGAAATGAATGCTTATGTGAAGATCGGCGCGGCATGCGATATTGTTCTCGAAGGCGATTCAATACTGAAAGGAAATATTACCGGAGCATTACCAATGGTAGATCCGTCTTCGCAAACACAACAGATGGTGGTGCGCGCATTCACTACAAAAAAACTTCCGGAAAATCTTATTGCAAAAGTCAGGATCGTGAAGTCGACCAAACAGAATGCAATTCTCATTCCGAAAGAAGCGATACTCTCCGATGAAACACAAACTATTTTCTGGGTGATGAAACTTGCGAACGATTCAACAGCGGTGCGCGTGGATGTGAAGACCGGGATCCAGAGTGATGGTATGTACGAGATTATTGATCCTGCATTTTTTCCCGACGACCGGATCCTGCTCAGCGGAAATTATGGCTTGTCGGATACAGCGAAAGTGATGATAAAAGCGAAAGAATGA
- a CDS encoding efflux RND transporter permease subunit, whose product MKKSFYTTHKVSISFLLLVILLAGSFSFNKLETSLFPEITFPKIKIIADNGQEPVEKMMITVTKPLESAIKQVYNLHMIQSSTSRGSCEISAYFDWGADLNLCQQQMESRIAEIRNSLPAGLDISVEKMNPSLLAVMGYTLEAKNKTPIEQKLIANNIIKPFLSQVSGISSVRILGGKTKEYWLELNTQEMSELSITPSMISSALSQTAFILSNGYSYDNRRLYLNLTDAGIYSKEDLENVVVRNDGKRAVLVKDIATVEVKEQVEYTKINANGQPALLVNVFKQPNSNLIQVSDAMQEQVKQLNKILPHGVKLEPYYVQANFVNNAIKSVEDCLWIGLLLAIVVAIIFLRSLKASLAILITIPITLALTLVGLFAMHYTLNIMTLGAIAAAIGLIIDDAIVVVEQIHRTHEEFPDERSSVLVGRAMKYLLPSMIGSSLSTIVIFVPFVLMGGVAGAYFNVLTNTMILTLICSFFVTWLALPVIYLQLSGNKLRQGKKSETKPEKKLRHSGWISFFIKRPYFSFVFVIFLLLSIWYIYPRLETGFLPDMDEGTIVMDYKSPPGTTLEETDRILRECEKLIMSVPEVQDYTRRTGAEMGFFITEPNRGDYLIQLKKDRKRTTDEVISDIRKKIESTQPALQIDFGQIIGDMLGDLMSSAQPVEIKVFGTNPKLLNGYADQIADIVDSVKGTADVFDGIIIAGPEVDVRPDFVKLAQFGVTPSDFQFQMQTQLEGNVVGSIPENNQLTNIRMIYPESKSKNFGEIQKQNIFLPDGKLKPITDLSTINIKPGVTEIRREDLQSMIAVTARLEQSDLGSTMKAIKDSISKKIHFPKGYHVAYGGAYKEQQQSFKELLLILFTASLLVFAVIIFLFRDYKIAIMILCISVLGIAGSYMALYFTNTPLNVGSYTGLIMIIGIIGENAIFTFQQFKTTLEESNVNDAIVYSISTRLRPKLMTALGAIIALLPLALGIGTGAQLHQPLAIAVIGGFLAALPLLLIVLPTMLKVFYRKK is encoded by the coding sequence ATGAAAAAAAGCTTTTATACCACACACAAAGTTTCCATTTCTTTTTTACTGCTGGTCATTCTCCTCGCAGGTTCTTTCTCATTCAATAAACTCGAGACCTCTCTTTTTCCTGAAATTACTTTTCCGAAAATAAAGATCATCGCCGACAACGGGCAGGAACCGGTGGAGAAAATGATGATCACTGTTACAAAACCACTCGAGAGCGCGATCAAGCAGGTGTACAACCTGCACATGATTCAAAGTTCTACAAGCCGCGGCTCCTGTGAAATTTCTGCTTACTTCGACTGGGGCGCCGATCTCAATCTCTGCCAGCAGCAAATGGAATCGCGCATTGCCGAGATCAGGAATTCATTGCCGGCCGGGCTCGACATTTCAGTGGAGAAAATGAATCCTTCGCTGCTCGCTGTAATGGGTTACACGCTCGAAGCGAAAAATAAAACTCCTATCGAGCAGAAGCTGATCGCGAACAACATTATCAAACCATTTCTCTCGCAGGTGAGCGGAATTTCTTCGGTGCGCATTCTCGGAGGAAAAACAAAAGAATACTGGCTCGAATTGAATACGCAGGAAATGAGTGAGCTCAGCATCACTCCATCCATGATCAGCAGCGCACTTTCTCAAACAGCTTTCATTCTTTCGAACGGATATTCGTATGACAACAGAAGATTATATCTCAATCTTACCGATGCAGGAATTTATTCGAAAGAGGATTTGGAAAATGTAGTAGTGCGTAACGATGGAAAACGTGCCGTGCTGGTGAAAGATATTGCGACAGTGGAAGTGAAAGAACAGGTGGAATACACGAAGATCAATGCGAATGGCCAACCTGCATTGCTCGTGAATGTTTTCAAACAACCGAATTCAAATCTCATCCAGGTTTCAGATGCGATGCAGGAACAGGTGAAGCAACTGAATAAAATTCTTCCGCATGGAGTTAAACTCGAACCGTATTATGTGCAGGCGAATTTTGTAAACAATGCGATCAAGAGCGTGGAAGATTGTTTGTGGATCGGTTTGCTGCTCGCGATAGTCGTTGCAATTATTTTTCTGCGTTCGCTCAAAGCTTCATTGGCAATTCTCATCACCATTCCCATCACGCTTGCGCTCACACTCGTGGGATTGTTCGCAATGCATTACACGCTGAACATTATGACACTTGGCGCGATCGCTGCTGCAATAGGATTGATCATTGATGACGCGATTGTGGTGGTGGAACAGATCCATCGCACGCACGAAGAATTTCCGGATGAGCGCAGTTCTGTTCTCGTGGGAAGAGCAATGAAATATTTATTGCCGTCGATGATCGGTTCTTCACTGAGCACGATTGTAATTTTTGTTCCGTTCGTTCTCATGGGTGGAGTGGCAGGGGCTTATTTCAATGTGCTCACGAATACCATGATCCTTACACTCATTTGTTCTTTCTTCGTAACGTGGCTTGCATTGCCGGTGATCTATCTGCAGTTGTCGGGGAATAAATTACGCCAGGGAAAAAAATCGGAAACAAAACCGGAGAAAAAACTCAGGCACAGCGGATGGATATCGTTCTTCATTAAACGTCCGTATTTCAGTTTTGTGTTTGTGATCTTTCTCCTTCTTTCCATCTGGTACATTTATCCGCGGCTCGAAACAGGATTTCTTCCTGACATGGACGAAGGAACCATTGTGATGGATTATAAATCGCCGCCGGGAACTACGCTGGAAGAAACGGATCGAATACTGCGCGAATGTGAAAAGCTGATCATGTCTGTTCCGGAAGTGCAGGATTACACAAGAAGAACAGGAGCGGAGATGGGATTTTTTATTACCGAGCCGAATCGCGGCGATTATTTAATTCAATTAAAAAAAGACAGGAAGCGCACTACCGATGAAGTGATCAGCGACATCCGGAAAAAAATTGAATCGACGCAACCTGCGCTACAGATTGATTTCGGGCAGATCATTGGCGATATGCTCGGCGACCTGATGAGTTCGGCGCAACCGGTAGAGATAAAAGTTTTCGGAACAAATCCGAAATTACTCAATGGATATGCCGACCAGATCGCGGATATCGTGGACAGTGTGAAAGGTACCGCAGATGTTTTTGACGGAATAATAATTGCCGGGCCGGAAGTAGATGTGCGTCCCGATTTTGTGAAGCTCGCGCAATTCGGAGTAACGCCGTCCGATTTCCAGTTCCAGATGCAAACGCAGCTCGAAGGAAATGTAGTGGGAAGCATACCGGAAAATAATCAGCTTACAAATATCAGGATGATCTATCCCGAGAGCAAGAGCAAAAATTTCGGAGAAATTCAGAAGCAGAATATTTTTCTGCCCGATGGGAAATTAAAACCGATCACGGATCTTTCTACGATCAACATCAAACCGGGAGTTACTGAAATAAGAAGGGAAGATCTGCAATCGATGATCGCCGTCACTGCACGTCTTGAACAGAGCGATCTCGGATCGACGATGAAAGCGATCAAAGATTCCATCAGCAAAAAAATTCATTTCCCGAAAGGATATCACGTGGCTTACGGCGGAGCATATAAAGAACAGCAGCAATCATTCAAAGAACTTCTGCTCATTCTTTTCACAGCGAGTTTGCTGGTTTTCGCCGTCATCATTTTTCTTTTCCGCGATTATAAAATTGCGATCATGATCCTGTGCATTTCTGTTCTTGGCATTGCGGGAAGTTACATGGCGCTTTATTTCACGAACACACCACTCAACGTAGGAAGTTATACCGGGCTCATCATGATCATCGGTATCATTGGAGAAAATGCCATTTTCACTTTCCAGCAATTCAAAACTACGCTCGAAGAAAGTAATGTGAATGATGCGATCGTGTATTCCATTTCCACGCGCCTGCGCCCGAAGCTGATGACTGCACTCGGCGCCATTATCGCTTTGCTGCCGCTTGCACTGGGAATAGGAACCGGCGCGCAATTGCACCAGCCACTCGCCATTGCAGTCATCGGCGGATTTCTTGCCGCGCTTCCTTTGTTGCTGATCGTACTGCCTACGATGCTGAAAGTTTTTTACAGAAAGAAATAA
- a CDS encoding YncE family protein: MKKKIFFSVAALMTALLFITFACARVNDNKIMSLKSTITLPGVKGRIDHMAYDRNGQRVFICALGNNSVEIVDVKNDKPLYSIKNILEPQGIVFDSARKMIAVSSGEEGWLKFYNSETYHCYDSIMIGSDADNVRFDNDHTIYVGYDGGIAMVDLGKMKKSGNLETDGHVESFQIDLKKKKLFANVPDAYETEVYDLNKPATPVAKWKTADAKDNFPMALDTTTHRVFIACRHPSQILAMDENSGKIISTIDCSGDADDIYYDPGLHLLLGSCGEAYIDAFSDSSSVFTRVAQVPTHFQARTSLYLPAEKRFFLAVPAMPGKTAELEIYDLK; this comes from the coding sequence ATGAAAAAGAAAATCTTCTTCTCCGTTGCAGCGCTTATGACTGCGCTCCTCTTCATCACCTTCGCGTGTGCGCGAGTGAATGACAATAAAATTATGTCGCTGAAAAGCACGATCACGCTTCCCGGTGTGAAAGGAAGGATCGACCACATGGCTTATGACCGGAACGGCCAGCGTGTTTTCATCTGCGCACTCGGGAATAATTCCGTTGAAATTGTGGATGTGAAAAACGACAAGCCATTGTACAGCATAAAAAATATCCTGGAGCCGCAGGGAATTGTTTTTGATTCGGCGCGCAAAATGATCGCTGTTTCTTCCGGTGAAGAAGGGTGGCTTAAATTTTACAATTCGGAAACCTATCATTGTTATGATTCGATCATGATCGGTTCGGATGCAGATAATGTGCGGTTCGATAATGATCACACAATTTATGTGGGTTACGACGGAGGAATTGCAATGGTCGATCTTGGTAAAATGAAAAAAAGCGGGAACCTTGAAACCGACGGACATGTGGAGTCGTTCCAGATCGATCTGAAAAAGAAAAAACTTTTTGCCAATGTTCCTGATGCTTACGAAACGGAAGTGTACGATCTGAACAAACCGGCCACTCCTGTTGCTAAATGGAAAACTGCTGATGCAAAAGATAATTTCCCAATGGCGCTCGACACCACAACTCATCGCGTGTTCATTGCCTGCCGCCATCCTTCGCAGATACTTGCTATGGATGAGAATTCAGGAAAAATTATTTCTACCATCGATTGTTCCGGCGACGCCGACGATATTTATTATGATCCCGGTTTGCATCTTCTCCTGGGTTCGTGCGGTGAAGCATACATTGATGCATTCAGCGATTCTTCTTCTGTGTTCACACGCGTCGCACAAGTGCCCACGCATTTCCAGGCGCGCACATCGCTCTACCTGCCCGCGGAGAAAAGATTTTTTCTCGCTGTTCCGGCAATGCCCGGCAAAACAGCCGAACTGGAGATTTACGATCTCAAATGA